Proteins encoded within one genomic window of Oncorhynchus mykiss isolate Arlee chromosome 27, USDA_OmykA_1.1, whole genome shotgun sequence:
- the LOC110507511 gene encoding tubulin-specific chaperone cofactor E-like protein isoform X4 — translation MEPSLQKPTMSCDSGPVERNIAGADPEGMWDSGAVDPPEEEGRTFMQVLSEKYSPENFPYRRGPGMGVVVVPTLPQGSPMKDRLNLPSVLVLAGCGISHAGEQREIAAFCAHVMELDLSHNKFQDWHEISKIVSNIPNLDFLNLSSNPLSEVVLEPSGAKAFARVRRLVLNNTQVSWNTVLVLTREMPELEELFLCLNEYTTVSASTVPCPTLRLLHITDNNLQDWAEVRKIGPMFPGLETLVMSNCNLSSIQDSEEMLRRLFPNLRSINLHNSALNRWEDIEKLNQFPKLEDVRLQGIPLLQTYTNTERRSLMVSHLPSVSSLNGSVVTDGEREDSERFFIRYHVDYPEEELPYRYHCLVTKYGKLEPLAEIDLRPRCHAKVEVHCEDKVAEVSIRLDQTVAELKKQLRTVVQLSANQMRLYYIDKECVFGPEEMKYHTRALHSYSIQDGDELLVVPKAGRGTTTTAKPLSNLNSKTLTPPP, via the exons ATGGA GCCTTCTCTGCAGAAACCCACAATGAGCTGTGATAGTGGACCGGTGGAGAGGAACATTGCTGGAG CCGACCCAGAGGGGATGTGGGACAGTGGGGCCGTGGATCCACCCGAGGAGGAGGGCCGCACCTTCATGCAGGTTCTCAGCGAGAAGTACAGCCCGGAGAACTTCCCGTACCGCCGAGGGCCCGGCATGGGCGTGGTGGTAGTGCCTACTCTCCCACAGGGCTCGCCCATGAAAG atcgtTTGAACCTTCCCAGTGTGCTCGTCCTGGCTGGCTGTGGAATCAGCCATgcgggagagcagagagagatcgCAGCCTTCTGTGCCCACGTGATGGAGCTTGACTTGTCCCACAACAAGTTCCAGGACTGGCATGAG ATCAGTAAGATTGTGTCAAACATCCCCAACCTGGACTTCCTCAACCTGAGCTCCAACCCGCTAAGTGAGGTTGTCTTGGAGCCTAGCGGTGCTAAGGCCTTTGCCCGAGTCCGACGCCTGGTCCTCAACAACACTCAAGTATCCTGGAACACGGTGCTCGTACTAACACGGGAGATGCCTGA GCTGGAAGAGCTGTTCCTGTGCCTTAATGAGTACACCACCGTGTCAGCCTCTACTGTGCCCTGCCCCACACTGCGCCTactgcacatcactgacaacaaccTGCAGGACTGGGCCGAGGTGCGCAAGATTGGCCCCATGTTCCCCGGCTTGGAAACTCTGGTCATGTCCAACTGCAACCTGAGTTCCATTCAGGACTCAGAAGAAATGCTGCGACGCCTCTTCCCCAACCTACGCAGCATCAATCTGCACAACTCAG CTCTTAACCGATGGGAGGACATAGAGAAGCTGAACCAGTTTCCTAAACTGGAAGATGTGAGGCTGCAGGGGATTCCCTTACTGCAGACCTATACCAACACGGAGCGTCGGAGCCTCATGGTATCACA CCTGCCCTCTGTATCTTCGCTCAATGGCAGTGTGGTGacggatggggagagagaggactccgAGAGGTTCTTCATCCGTTACCATGTCGACTACCCAGAGGAGGAGCTACCTTACAG GTACCACTGTCTGGTGACCAAATACGGGAAGCTGGAACCCTTGGCTGAGATCGACCTTCGACCCCGCTGCCACGCCAAGGTGGAGGTGCACTGCGAGGACAAGGTGGCGGAGGTGAGTATCCGCCTGGACCAGACTGTGGCCGAGCTGAAGAAACAGCTGAGGACAGTCGTGCAGCTGTCGGCCAATCAGATGCGTCTTTACTACATCGACAAGGAGTGTGTCTTTGGGCCGGAGGAGATGAAGTACCACACCAGAGCCCTCCACTCCTACAGTATCCAGGACGGAGACGAACTCCTGGTGGTGCCTAAAGCTGGCCGGGGGACTACCACCACTGCCAAACCACTATCAAACCTTAACTCCAAAACCTTAACTCCCccgccatag
- the LOC110507511 gene encoding tubulin-specific chaperone cofactor E-like protein isoform X2, which yields MEPSLQKPTMSCDSGPVERNIAGADPAKLTSMSVWLFYHFGDPADPEGMWDSGAVDPPEEEGRTFMQVLSEKYSPENFPYRRGPGMGVVVVPTLPQGSPMKDRLNLPSVLVLAGCGISHAGEQREIAAFCAHVMELDLSHNKFQDWHEISKIVSNIPNLDFLNLSSNPLSEVVLEPSGAKAFARVRRLVLNNTQVSWNTVLVLTREMPELEELFLCLNEYTTVSASTVPCPTLRLLHITDNNLQDWAEVRKIGPMFPGLETLVMSNCNLSSIQDSEEMLRRLFPNLRSINLHNSALNRWEDIEKLNQFPKLEDVRLQGIPLLQTYTNTERRSLMVSHLPSVSSLNGSVVTDGEREDSERFFIRYHVDYPEEELPYRYHCLVTKYGKLEPLAEIDLRPRCHAKVEVHCEDKVAEVSIRLDQTVAELKKQLRTVVQLSANQMRLYYIDKECVFGPEEMKYHTRALHSYSIQDGDELLVVPKAGRGTTTTAKPLSNLNSKTLTPPP from the exons ATGGA GCCTTCTCTGCAGAAACCCACAATGAGCTGTGATAGTGGACCGGTGGAGAGGAACATTGCTGGAG CTGACCCTGCCAAGCTAACCTCTATGAGTGTTTGGCTCTTTTACCACTTCGGCGACCCAGCCGACCCAGAGGGGATGTGGGACAGTGGGGCCGTGGATCCACCCGAGGAGGAGGGCCGCACCTTCATGCAGGTTCTCAGCGAGAAGTACAGCCCGGAGAACTTCCCGTACCGCCGAGGGCCCGGCATGGGCGTGGTGGTAGTGCCTACTCTCCCACAGGGCTCGCCCATGAAAG atcgtTTGAACCTTCCCAGTGTGCTCGTCCTGGCTGGCTGTGGAATCAGCCATgcgggagagcagagagagatcgCAGCCTTCTGTGCCCACGTGATGGAGCTTGACTTGTCCCACAACAAGTTCCAGGACTGGCATGAG ATCAGTAAGATTGTGTCAAACATCCCCAACCTGGACTTCCTCAACCTGAGCTCCAACCCGCTAAGTGAGGTTGTCTTGGAGCCTAGCGGTGCTAAGGCCTTTGCCCGAGTCCGACGCCTGGTCCTCAACAACACTCAAGTATCCTGGAACACGGTGCTCGTACTAACACGGGAGATGCCTGA GCTGGAAGAGCTGTTCCTGTGCCTTAATGAGTACACCACCGTGTCAGCCTCTACTGTGCCCTGCCCCACACTGCGCCTactgcacatcactgacaacaaccTGCAGGACTGGGCCGAGGTGCGCAAGATTGGCCCCATGTTCCCCGGCTTGGAAACTCTGGTCATGTCCAACTGCAACCTGAGTTCCATTCAGGACTCAGAAGAAATGCTGCGACGCCTCTTCCCCAACCTACGCAGCATCAATCTGCACAACTCAG CTCTTAACCGATGGGAGGACATAGAGAAGCTGAACCAGTTTCCTAAACTGGAAGATGTGAGGCTGCAGGGGATTCCCTTACTGCAGACCTATACCAACACGGAGCGTCGGAGCCTCATGGTATCACA CCTGCCCTCTGTATCTTCGCTCAATGGCAGTGTGGTGacggatggggagagagaggactccgAGAGGTTCTTCATCCGTTACCATGTCGACTACCCAGAGGAGGAGCTACCTTACAG GTACCACTGTCTGGTGACCAAATACGGGAAGCTGGAACCCTTGGCTGAGATCGACCTTCGACCCCGCTGCCACGCCAAGGTGGAGGTGCACTGCGAGGACAAGGTGGCGGAGGTGAGTATCCGCCTGGACCAGACTGTGGCCGAGCTGAAGAAACAGCTGAGGACAGTCGTGCAGCTGTCGGCCAATCAGATGCGTCTTTACTACATCGACAAGGAGTGTGTCTTTGGGCCGGAGGAGATGAAGTACCACACCAGAGCCCTCCACTCCTACAGTATCCAGGACGGAGACGAACTCCTGGTGGTGCCTAAAGCTGGCCGGGGGACTACCACCACTGCCAAACCACTATCAAACCTTAACTCCAAAACCTTAACTCCCccgccatag
- the LOC110507511 gene encoding tubulin-specific chaperone cofactor E-like protein isoform X1 codes for MALSMPKQVYPSRVKLWEPSLQKPTMSCDSGPVERNIAGADPAKLTSMSVWLFYHFGDPADPEGMWDSGAVDPPEEEGRTFMQVLSEKYSPENFPYRRGPGMGVVVVPTLPQGSPMKDRLNLPSVLVLAGCGISHAGEQREIAAFCAHVMELDLSHNKFQDWHEISKIVSNIPNLDFLNLSSNPLSEVVLEPSGAKAFARVRRLVLNNTQVSWNTVLVLTREMPELEELFLCLNEYTTVSASTVPCPTLRLLHITDNNLQDWAEVRKIGPMFPGLETLVMSNCNLSSIQDSEEMLRRLFPNLRSINLHNSALNRWEDIEKLNQFPKLEDVRLQGIPLLQTYTNTERRSLMVSHLPSVSSLNGSVVTDGEREDSERFFIRYHVDYPEEELPYRYHCLVTKYGKLEPLAEIDLRPRCHAKVEVHCEDKVAEVSIRLDQTVAELKKQLRTVVQLSANQMRLYYIDKECVFGPEEMKYHTRALHSYSIQDGDELLVVPKAGRGTTTTAKPLSNLNSKTLTPPP; via the exons ATGGCACTGTCCATGCCAAAACAGGTTTATCCATCTAGAGTCAAACTATGGGA GCCTTCTCTGCAGAAACCCACAATGAGCTGTGATAGTGGACCGGTGGAGAGGAACATTGCTGGAG CTGACCCTGCCAAGCTAACCTCTATGAGTGTTTGGCTCTTTTACCACTTCGGCGACCCAGCCGACCCAGAGGGGATGTGGGACAGTGGGGCCGTGGATCCACCCGAGGAGGAGGGCCGCACCTTCATGCAGGTTCTCAGCGAGAAGTACAGCCCGGAGAACTTCCCGTACCGCCGAGGGCCCGGCATGGGCGTGGTGGTAGTGCCTACTCTCCCACAGGGCTCGCCCATGAAAG atcgtTTGAACCTTCCCAGTGTGCTCGTCCTGGCTGGCTGTGGAATCAGCCATgcgggagagcagagagagatcgCAGCCTTCTGTGCCCACGTGATGGAGCTTGACTTGTCCCACAACAAGTTCCAGGACTGGCATGAG ATCAGTAAGATTGTGTCAAACATCCCCAACCTGGACTTCCTCAACCTGAGCTCCAACCCGCTAAGTGAGGTTGTCTTGGAGCCTAGCGGTGCTAAGGCCTTTGCCCGAGTCCGACGCCTGGTCCTCAACAACACTCAAGTATCCTGGAACACGGTGCTCGTACTAACACGGGAGATGCCTGA GCTGGAAGAGCTGTTCCTGTGCCTTAATGAGTACACCACCGTGTCAGCCTCTACTGTGCCCTGCCCCACACTGCGCCTactgcacatcactgacaacaaccTGCAGGACTGGGCCGAGGTGCGCAAGATTGGCCCCATGTTCCCCGGCTTGGAAACTCTGGTCATGTCCAACTGCAACCTGAGTTCCATTCAGGACTCAGAAGAAATGCTGCGACGCCTCTTCCCCAACCTACGCAGCATCAATCTGCACAACTCAG CTCTTAACCGATGGGAGGACATAGAGAAGCTGAACCAGTTTCCTAAACTGGAAGATGTGAGGCTGCAGGGGATTCCCTTACTGCAGACCTATACCAACACGGAGCGTCGGAGCCTCATGGTATCACA CCTGCCCTCTGTATCTTCGCTCAATGGCAGTGTGGTGacggatggggagagagaggactccgAGAGGTTCTTCATCCGTTACCATGTCGACTACCCAGAGGAGGAGCTACCTTACAG GTACCACTGTCTGGTGACCAAATACGGGAAGCTGGAACCCTTGGCTGAGATCGACCTTCGACCCCGCTGCCACGCCAAGGTGGAGGTGCACTGCGAGGACAAGGTGGCGGAGGTGAGTATCCGCCTGGACCAGACTGTGGCCGAGCTGAAGAAACAGCTGAGGACAGTCGTGCAGCTGTCGGCCAATCAGATGCGTCTTTACTACATCGACAAGGAGTGTGTCTTTGGGCCGGAGGAGATGAAGTACCACACCAGAGCCCTCCACTCCTACAGTATCCAGGACGGAGACGAACTCCTGGTGGTGCCTAAAGCTGGCCGGGGGACTACCACCACTGCCAAACCACTATCAAACCTTAACTCCAAAACCTTAACTCCCccgccatag
- the LOC110507511 gene encoding tubulin-specific chaperone cofactor E-like protein isoform X3 — protein sequence MALSMPKQVYPSRVKLWEPSLQKPTMSCDSGPVERNIAGADPEGMWDSGAVDPPEEEGRTFMQVLSEKYSPENFPYRRGPGMGVVVVPTLPQGSPMKDRLNLPSVLVLAGCGISHAGEQREIAAFCAHVMELDLSHNKFQDWHEISKIVSNIPNLDFLNLSSNPLSEVVLEPSGAKAFARVRRLVLNNTQVSWNTVLVLTREMPELEELFLCLNEYTTVSASTVPCPTLRLLHITDNNLQDWAEVRKIGPMFPGLETLVMSNCNLSSIQDSEEMLRRLFPNLRSINLHNSALNRWEDIEKLNQFPKLEDVRLQGIPLLQTYTNTERRSLMVSHLPSVSSLNGSVVTDGEREDSERFFIRYHVDYPEEELPYRYHCLVTKYGKLEPLAEIDLRPRCHAKVEVHCEDKVAEVSIRLDQTVAELKKQLRTVVQLSANQMRLYYIDKECVFGPEEMKYHTRALHSYSIQDGDELLVVPKAGRGTTTTAKPLSNLNSKTLTPPP from the exons ATGGCACTGTCCATGCCAAAACAGGTTTATCCATCTAGAGTCAAACTATGGGA GCCTTCTCTGCAGAAACCCACAATGAGCTGTGATAGTGGACCGGTGGAGAGGAACATTGCTGGAG CCGACCCAGAGGGGATGTGGGACAGTGGGGCCGTGGATCCACCCGAGGAGGAGGGCCGCACCTTCATGCAGGTTCTCAGCGAGAAGTACAGCCCGGAGAACTTCCCGTACCGCCGAGGGCCCGGCATGGGCGTGGTGGTAGTGCCTACTCTCCCACAGGGCTCGCCCATGAAAG atcgtTTGAACCTTCCCAGTGTGCTCGTCCTGGCTGGCTGTGGAATCAGCCATgcgggagagcagagagagatcgCAGCCTTCTGTGCCCACGTGATGGAGCTTGACTTGTCCCACAACAAGTTCCAGGACTGGCATGAG ATCAGTAAGATTGTGTCAAACATCCCCAACCTGGACTTCCTCAACCTGAGCTCCAACCCGCTAAGTGAGGTTGTCTTGGAGCCTAGCGGTGCTAAGGCCTTTGCCCGAGTCCGACGCCTGGTCCTCAACAACACTCAAGTATCCTGGAACACGGTGCTCGTACTAACACGGGAGATGCCTGA GCTGGAAGAGCTGTTCCTGTGCCTTAATGAGTACACCACCGTGTCAGCCTCTACTGTGCCCTGCCCCACACTGCGCCTactgcacatcactgacaacaaccTGCAGGACTGGGCCGAGGTGCGCAAGATTGGCCCCATGTTCCCCGGCTTGGAAACTCTGGTCATGTCCAACTGCAACCTGAGTTCCATTCAGGACTCAGAAGAAATGCTGCGACGCCTCTTCCCCAACCTACGCAGCATCAATCTGCACAACTCAG CTCTTAACCGATGGGAGGACATAGAGAAGCTGAACCAGTTTCCTAAACTGGAAGATGTGAGGCTGCAGGGGATTCCCTTACTGCAGACCTATACCAACACGGAGCGTCGGAGCCTCATGGTATCACA CCTGCCCTCTGTATCTTCGCTCAATGGCAGTGTGGTGacggatggggagagagaggactccgAGAGGTTCTTCATCCGTTACCATGTCGACTACCCAGAGGAGGAGCTACCTTACAG GTACCACTGTCTGGTGACCAAATACGGGAAGCTGGAACCCTTGGCTGAGATCGACCTTCGACCCCGCTGCCACGCCAAGGTGGAGGTGCACTGCGAGGACAAGGTGGCGGAGGTGAGTATCCGCCTGGACCAGACTGTGGCCGAGCTGAAGAAACAGCTGAGGACAGTCGTGCAGCTGTCGGCCAATCAGATGCGTCTTTACTACATCGACAAGGAGTGTGTCTTTGGGCCGGAGGAGATGAAGTACCACACCAGAGCCCTCCACTCCTACAGTATCCAGGACGGAGACGAACTCCTGGTGGTGCCTAAAGCTGGCCGGGGGACTACCACCACTGCCAAACCACTATCAAACCTTAACTCCAAAACCTTAACTCCCccgccatag
- the LOC110507511 gene encoding tubulin-specific chaperone cofactor E-like protein isoform X5, whose translation MSVWLFYHFGDPADPEGMWDSGAVDPPEEEGRTFMQVLSEKYSPENFPYRRGPGMGVVVVPTLPQGSPMKDRLNLPSVLVLAGCGISHAGEQREIAAFCAHVMELDLSHNKFQDWHEISKIVSNIPNLDFLNLSSNPLSEVVLEPSGAKAFARVRRLVLNNTQVSWNTVLVLTREMPELEELFLCLNEYTTVSASTVPCPTLRLLHITDNNLQDWAEVRKIGPMFPGLETLVMSNCNLSSIQDSEEMLRRLFPNLRSINLHNSALNRWEDIEKLNQFPKLEDVRLQGIPLLQTYTNTERRSLMVSHLPSVSSLNGSVVTDGEREDSERFFIRYHVDYPEEELPYRYHCLVTKYGKLEPLAEIDLRPRCHAKVEVHCEDKVAEVSIRLDQTVAELKKQLRTVVQLSANQMRLYYIDKECVFGPEEMKYHTRALHSYSIQDGDELLVVPKAGRGTTTTAKPLSNLNSKTLTPPP comes from the exons ATGAGTGTTTGGCTCTTTTACCACTTCGGCGACCCAGCCGACCCAGAGGGGATGTGGGACAGTGGGGCCGTGGATCCACCCGAGGAGGAGGGCCGCACCTTCATGCAGGTTCTCAGCGAGAAGTACAGCCCGGAGAACTTCCCGTACCGCCGAGGGCCCGGCATGGGCGTGGTGGTAGTGCCTACTCTCCCACAGGGCTCGCCCATGAAAG atcgtTTGAACCTTCCCAGTGTGCTCGTCCTGGCTGGCTGTGGAATCAGCCATgcgggagagcagagagagatcgCAGCCTTCTGTGCCCACGTGATGGAGCTTGACTTGTCCCACAACAAGTTCCAGGACTGGCATGAG ATCAGTAAGATTGTGTCAAACATCCCCAACCTGGACTTCCTCAACCTGAGCTCCAACCCGCTAAGTGAGGTTGTCTTGGAGCCTAGCGGTGCTAAGGCCTTTGCCCGAGTCCGACGCCTGGTCCTCAACAACACTCAAGTATCCTGGAACACGGTGCTCGTACTAACACGGGAGATGCCTGA GCTGGAAGAGCTGTTCCTGTGCCTTAATGAGTACACCACCGTGTCAGCCTCTACTGTGCCCTGCCCCACACTGCGCCTactgcacatcactgacaacaaccTGCAGGACTGGGCCGAGGTGCGCAAGATTGGCCCCATGTTCCCCGGCTTGGAAACTCTGGTCATGTCCAACTGCAACCTGAGTTCCATTCAGGACTCAGAAGAAATGCTGCGACGCCTCTTCCCCAACCTACGCAGCATCAATCTGCACAACTCAG CTCTTAACCGATGGGAGGACATAGAGAAGCTGAACCAGTTTCCTAAACTGGAAGATGTGAGGCTGCAGGGGATTCCCTTACTGCAGACCTATACCAACACGGAGCGTCGGAGCCTCATGGTATCACA CCTGCCCTCTGTATCTTCGCTCAATGGCAGTGTGGTGacggatggggagagagaggactccgAGAGGTTCTTCATCCGTTACCATGTCGACTACCCAGAGGAGGAGCTACCTTACAG GTACCACTGTCTGGTGACCAAATACGGGAAGCTGGAACCCTTGGCTGAGATCGACCTTCGACCCCGCTGCCACGCCAAGGTGGAGGTGCACTGCGAGGACAAGGTGGCGGAGGTGAGTATCCGCCTGGACCAGACTGTGGCCGAGCTGAAGAAACAGCTGAGGACAGTCGTGCAGCTGTCGGCCAATCAGATGCGTCTTTACTACATCGACAAGGAGTGTGTCTTTGGGCCGGAGGAGATGAAGTACCACACCAGAGCCCTCCACTCCTACAGTATCCAGGACGGAGACGAACTCCTGGTGGTGCCTAAAGCTGGCCGGGGGACTACCACCACTGCCAAACCACTATCAAACCTTAACTCCAAAACCTTAACTCCCccgccatag